In Mucilaginibacter celer, one DNA window encodes the following:
- the rlmB gene encoding 23S rRNA (guanosine(2251)-2'-O)-methyltransferase RlmB, which produces MAFNSRPQRESNQMVFGIRAVVEAIRSGKEIEALFIQRGISGGLIHELKELMTEYQITAQQVPVEKLNRITQKNHQGVIAVISPIVYQKIENIIPDVFEKGEVPLILVLDSVTDVRNMGAIARTAECAGVHAIVIPAKGSAQINPDAIKTSAGALYKIPVCRHDNFMQTVRFLQESGLQLVCCTEKTQDNIYNPDYTVPTAIVMGSEEDGIRNEIIRISDHLAKIPMFGEIESLNVSVSTGIILYEAIRQRTHPAP; this is translated from the coding sequence ATGGCATTTAATTCAAGACCTCAGCGCGAGAGTAACCAAATGGTTTTCGGCATCAGGGCGGTAGTGGAAGCTATCCGTTCGGGTAAAGAGATTGAGGCATTATTTATACAAAGGGGCATAAGCGGCGGCCTAATCCACGAGCTTAAGGAGTTGATGACCGAGTATCAGATCACGGCCCAGCAAGTACCGGTTGAAAAGCTGAACCGCATCACCCAGAAAAATCACCAGGGTGTAATTGCGGTTATTTCGCCCATAGTGTATCAAAAAATTGAGAATATCATTCCCGATGTGTTTGAAAAAGGAGAGGTACCGCTGATATTGGTTTTGGATAGTGTAACCGATGTACGCAACATGGGCGCCATTGCCCGTACTGCCGAGTGTGCAGGTGTGCACGCCATTGTGATCCCCGCAAAAGGCTCGGCACAGATTAATCCGGATGCTATCAAAACTTCGGCCGGGGCGTTGTATAAAATCCCGGTATGCCGCCACGATAACTTTATGCAAACAGTAAGGTTTTTACAGGAATCGGGCCTGCAACTGGTTTGCTGCACAGAAAAAACTCAGGATAACATTTATAACCCCGATTATACCGTGCCTACGGCGATAGTAATGGGCTCAGAAGAAGACGGGATCCGCAACGAGATCATCCGTATCTCAGATCATTTAGCCAAGATCCCTATGTTTGGCGAGATCGAGTCATTAAATGTATCGGTATCTACGGGGATTATTTTATATGAGGCGATAAGGCAGAGAACCCACCCCGCCCCCTGA
- a CDS encoding mannose-1-phosphate guanylyltransferase translates to MNENYYAIIMAGGIGSRFWPISRTTHPKQFIDILGTGKTLIQNTYERFLKVCPKENIYVVTNENYTKLVKQQLPDMADQQILTEPVMRNTAPCVAYGCFKIESLNPNAAIVVAPSDQQILDEEAFITAIEKSLATAAANDYLITLGIKPSRPDTGYGYIQYTDNVINDEFHKVKTFTEKPTLEIAKTFIQSGDFLWNAGIFVWSARAIVKAFGQHLPDMHEIFAEARSVYNSDNEKQYIHTAYQQCINISIDYGIMEKADNVYVLPSDFGWSDLGTWASIYDLAEKDYVGNAVIPAEKVIMYDSSNCMVNVPGEKLVILQGLHDFIVVESNNSLLICPRDQEQNVKQIVNDVKSRFGAKYI, encoded by the coding sequence ATGAACGAAAACTATTATGCTATAATTATGGCGGGCGGAATTGGCAGCCGTTTTTGGCCGATAAGCCGCACAACACACCCAAAACAGTTTATCGATATCCTTGGAACAGGCAAAACTTTAATTCAAAACACGTACGAACGTTTCCTGAAAGTATGCCCTAAAGAAAATATTTACGTTGTCACCAACGAAAATTATACAAAACTGGTTAAGCAACAACTACCGGATATGGCCGATCAGCAAATCCTGACCGAGCCCGTAATGCGCAATACAGCACCCTGTGTGGCCTATGGCTGCTTTAAAATTGAAAGCCTTAACCCCAACGCAGCCATTGTTGTTGCCCCATCCGATCAGCAGATCCTTGATGAAGAAGCTTTCATAACAGCCATCGAAAAATCGCTGGCAACTGCTGCTGCAAACGATTACCTCATAACACTTGGCATAAAACCCTCGCGCCCCGATACAGGTTACGGATATATCCAATATACCGATAACGTTATTAATGATGAATTTCATAAGGTAAAAACGTTTACAGAAAAACCAACGCTCGAGATAGCCAAAACTTTTATTCAAAGCGGCGACTTTTTGTGGAACGCGGGCATTTTTGTATGGTCGGCGCGGGCTATTGTAAAAGCTTTTGGCCAGCACTTGCCGGATATGCATGAGATTTTTGCTGAAGCGAGATCAGTTTACAATTCAGATAACGAAAAACAATATATCCACACCGCATACCAGCAATGTATCAATATTTCGATTGATTACGGTATCATGGAAAAAGCTGATAATGTTTACGTTTTGCCATCAGATTTTGGCTGGAGCGATTTGGGTACCTGGGCCTCAATTTATGATTTGGCCGAAAAAGACTATGTAGGCAACGCAGTAATCCCTGCCGAAAAAGTGATCATGTACGATTCGTCAAACTGCATGGTAAACGTACCCGGCGAAAAACTTGTGATACTACAGGGTCTGCACGATTTTATCGTGGTAGAATCAAACAACTCCCTCCTCATCTGCCCCCGCGACCAGGAGCAAAATGTGAAGCAGATTGTAAATGATGTGAAAAGCAGGTTTGGGGCGAAGTATATTTAA